The region TCTAGGTATTCCTAATAAGCTGCCAACTGAgtgaatatattaaaaaataaagccgATATAGCTACAGTCACTTAATAAGGCAATGAAATAGCAGCATTCAGtcacattaatttaaataaaaataactgtagaGCGACTGAAGATAAGGACTGTACCTTtcaaactttttatttcattatttatggtTCATCAAGATGATGCTTAAAATGTAGTATCGCCCATAGTTTTACTTGCTTgatcttaattttttaaacatctattCACCTCACTTTTTTGAGGAGATTTGGGAATATCACTAAAACGAAGTCTggcaaataaagaaacacaagcagtcagacaatcagaaaGGTTAGAAACAAAACTCTAGGTTAGCTGAACTTCTTTGGAAGGGAAACAAAGGTGACAGTAACACGTAACAGTAatcccaaccctaaccccaagCTCAGTGGGTCTCTTcccaacattttcttttggtaacaaccaaaaacagaagGGTTTAAGTATGTAAATGTGTGGTTAAGCAGGCTCCTCGATCAAATACAGTTGTGTATGTGATTTGTTGTGGCAGTGTGAGAAGGGAGAATTCTCCAAACTCTCTTTTGTTACTAAAAAGCAACAAGTTTGCAGTTTGCTGAAAATGATTACCCCAAATGTTCTTTATAAACATCTTTCAGAGTTTACAGAGTAACTTGCTTACACTTCTTTACACTGTCTggctgctcatgtttcttgccaCGTTGATCTTATTAACAACGTCACTGTGTTCCCATATTTCAAcagttgtttaatttaaacttttaacaaaTAGAAACAATGGCCGAGGCTACAAAAATAAACCCCATTATCACAAACTTGACTGACGCTTTAAAAAACGCATTTGTCTCATCCCGCAAGCAAAAATACATGCTGGTAGCATGTCAACTTAAAGAGCGACTTTTAAAATGGTCTGCAGGGACATTAAAGACCAGATGGATGAATTAAATGCCAGCATGTGTTTCTAAAATTGCCTGTTTTTACTCTACAAGTGATTAgttttcctcttcctgctgtttgtttcatgcaCCTTCATTGACATTTAAGTTCATGGAGCTATAGACCGGATCAGAAGTACAAGTGTGAGGAGAGGTCAGTGCTCTCTGTAGGACTACTCTCTCAGTTTATTGCTGTCATGTAAGAGATGCATTATTGTGAGGCCAACGTCGCCTGCTATTCCTAAGTGTCAGTGCAGTGTCAGTGCGGCACTCACTGTCAATCACTGTCAGCTTCTCCATTTCACATTCCTACCAGCTCTTTTACCACCTCTGACTCAGGgtactttctctctccccactgATTTCCTCTCTGATCCCTCATCATACGCTCACTCTGATCCTCACTCATCATCACTCATcagcttcctcctcctgctgctgactATCATAGACTAACACTTCTGTAGTGCTGCTTGACAAAGCTCTCCTGCTTCTCTTTACTGACCACTCCCTTCTCTTGGTGGGCCCTCTCCTGCTGGGGCCCCTGGGTCACCACCTCCCTGTTGACTGGCCTCTCATTGGGCTTCCTGCTGTGGTACCACTCCTCACCCAGAACGCTCCCAGCGTCGCTCAGGTCACCCAGGTGCTCCACCGAGTCACACTTGTCCAGGTCAGAGGCGATGGTCTGTAGGCTGATGACTGACATACAGTCTGAGCCGGCCTGCTCCATCTCCAGTCGCTCTTTCTGGCCCCAGCCgctctctctgtgcctctccACCCACAGCCTAGTTTTCTCGCCGTCCACCCAGTCGCTTTCTATCCCGCTGACTCCAACACAACTGCTGACGTGAATTCCAATGGCAGCTCTGACATCAGCCTCAGCACCCACAGGGGAGCTCCGCCCCCCACATACTGCAGGATGTCCCCTGCTGGCCCTGATTTGCCCCCTCTGTGTGTGGATCTGCTCACTGATCTGCTCCAGGTTCCGCAGGGCCACAGAATAACGTGTTTTTACTTTAGCCACCTGCTCCTCGAGCTGTACTACTTTAGCTTTATGTtcctgaaaaacagtgaaaagcaagTTGGCAAGGCTCATTGTGAGACATTCAAATCTCTCTAGACACTTGACACAAATGAAGTAGCTTTATATGTTGgtcatttttactgtaattacattttGGTTTAAACCTTTTACAAAAGTGAACAAATCttacaaaaaacagtaacagtcaAAGCATTATCAGTAGTCAGTAAATGTATCACTCTTAACATCCAAATACTTTCAGAATTATTCATCgctttttatgttaaaaaattaTGTCAGAGTGATTTTTAAATCAGCAGTAACTGATTTTGGGGCAagattagcattcatttggattcaACAAATCTAAGAATTTAGCTGTCTCCATAACCAATAGAGTATTAGTAATACAATTGATTGCTCTACCTAAAATCCAGGAGATCCATCGATATTATACCACATATAAGAGTAAGATTACTCCAGAAATGACAGAGGCATTGTTCCACTCTCAAGCTTTTgactttatttataaaaaaaaaaaatcgtcagGAGGAGTCTGGTGTAAGGAAATAACAGTTAATAAATACCAGTTGATTGCATCAATTACGCTGATGATGTTTCCTTCCTACACAGCTTAAAAGATAGAACCACACATGTCAACGCAACATATGCATTATCACATAATATTCAAAGCTCTCCAAAATCTACCAAAAAGCAGCTACAAAGGgatattttcaaaattcaaatgaaagtcACTGAAGGTTGAATGCCTAAATGATAGGTTCGTAATGCCTCAGAACCCCAAATatttgcatgtactgtaaatcacatccattacaacacacacactttgcacaCTAGCTGAAACTAGCCATGGGTAAAGTATGTCTTTGAAAAAGCTGCTAAACCGTTTGGAGTAACAAGCTGAGTCTGTGTCCCTGCTCAATCTTGGTCAGAAAAGCTTAAAACCATCAGTGTGGCCTGCAGTATATGTAAGCACATAGTGTGTTTGTTAtattaggggaaaaaaaaacaaacattggtACACACCTCGAGAATGTGATTGAATTGAGCCTTGAGTTCAAAGTACGGTTTGGACTTGAGGATGACCTTCTTCAGGGCTTTCTGGAGGGTCTGAACTCGAGCCTCAGCATCTTGGCAGAGCTGTGTGACTCGCTGGTGCTCCTGCTCACTGTGGAGGCGCTCCTCCTCCGCCTCATTTACCTGACCAGCACAGGAAACACGACTGAGACCAGCAACAATGCATCGTCGCATAAATAACACTTTACCTTCTGCCTATACCCCACCACGGCTCTGATATTTAAGTGGATACTTAATTATAACATTTtctcagcagacattttgacttgtcatgataggaaaagcacaggtgttaccaggggttaaagtgggctGGAACAATCCGGAACAGCATTCCAGAATCTTCAGTTAACAAGTAGATAAATCTGAGTGGCAgtttcataaataataatgtcaagCAAGTTCCTTAGGCCATAGGCTACTCACTcaacaaatcagaaagtaaTGTCACCCCATGGCCCCACCCCAGCACTCAACACACATCCTTTTTCTGTTCTCATCcatagtcggactggccatcAAGCTTACCAGGACAAATCCCAGTGGGCCAACACATTGGTGGGCTGGTGGACAATTAAAAACCTGTCATTCGGGGTGTGTATGAGAGCGTACTGCTCGCACGTTCCATGACAGTCACACAGtgactgggctcactggccaatcataaccaagtttcaaccctcaccGACAGCAGGTTTTAAGAgcaaggaatcatggaatcttcttCTTGaactgtatgtaatgtaaatttttgactcattcagcagccgaATACACTTGTGacgttctttctacaatggaaatcaacaTTGTTCAGAAAATTCATCCGAACACTTACAGAAGTTCCCGCGAATATGTTACACTCCATgaggtttaagtctggagactgtgctggtcttccatcatttgaagccacTGTCTAGTTCTTTTCCTCTAACGTTTTGGGTCGTTATcctgctgtaggatgaacccctgacttcctttgttacttgcctttggtctcaccattctgatagtAATATATAGTACTACTTCATGCAGTAtagtattgtcctaataatgcatcagagggtgtagttAACAGTTAGTTCTAAcgctgcctttgtacagacagagggtttgtaagtaatcagCAGAAGACAGGGCACCTGTAGGaactgtttgcattaactttcaaagctgcatttacttccattgctgaAGGAAAGACGTTAATAAACCAATTTCTTTATCCAcgaaaaaggcctgttttctgtgaaatttgCATGATTTTTCAATTTCTGGTGacctaaagatttttttccttgggCAGTGCActgcttacctttgtaccacgtaaggttattcactggacttgaactgcccaaatttcaataaaaactggagaAGTGagggtgttctaaaacttttgattggtaatgtatgaaaaaaatatatatatttatgcacAAAAGAATGATCGTTTTTGACCTGCATCATGTTGTTAGAAGAAACTAAAGTCACACTGTTTAGTTATAGTTTGACTAtcaactacagtatatttaagaCTGTAATTGCCTCTCCAGTTCTGGCACAGCGCTAAAAGAATAGGGAGATAGGTCTGGCTATGCAAGACTATAGTTGActaatgttatgtttttttgaaattggATTTATAAAGCGTTCTATCGTTATCAACTTGCTAGCTAGCATGATATAGGCTAGTGACGTTGAACTAATCCATTCTTGTTGTATGATACACTGATTGCATTTATATGATACGTCGGTGtcagctagctagccagctttTTCAATTGCTGTCAGCATAACTAAATTTGCTGGATTATAAGGGTTAGTGAACTAGATGGAATATTATAATAAGATGATACTTCATTATTTACGTAATATTTTCCATCACAACTCTAATTTCGCTAAATCGATGTGGTAATATTTCAACATAATAGAATAGACCTATTCTTCATATATATCTTTACTTAGTAAAGCATGGTCACAGAATGTGCCATCATAGTACTACGTTTTCATCCACATGGATGACCGCAAGGCCACCACCAAAGCGGGAGCGCCGTGGCACAGGAGGTGGAGCGACCCCCCAAGAGTGTGTCAAAGCGTCCTTGAGAAAGACACGGAACCCCTGCTCTTGATGCTgtgccatcagtgtgtgaatgtacattgtaaagcactttgagtgaTCGatagactagaaaagtgctatataaatgcagtccatttaccattcatATTGTCAAATAACGTTAGTGTACTGAATGGATCTGGCAGTGGGTTGATACAACGATAATCCTATACTAGTGACAGTTATAAACAGATTCTTTCCAAGTGAGTGAGGGCCAGGTGAACCAAAGATGAGATGGAAAATGCAGTGCCTACTGGTGAGGGTCTACTGTAACATTGATAATCTTCTTCAGGTGTGCCATGACCAGCTGTTCGAAACACTTCATGATTATTAGGGTGAGTGCTACTGGGTGACAGTTAATCAGACATAACACTGCTGAGATCTTTGTAACGGGGATAATAGTACCAGTCTTAAGGCATGTTGGGACAATTGCCTGGGAAACTGAGGTGTTAAATATATCTGTCAACACCTCTGGGACCTTGTGTGTGCAGTCCCTAAGGTCCTGGGCTGGGATGTTGTCAGGGCCTGCGGTTGCTGCACTCTTTCTGACATCCACTAGTCcaaattccttgtttttagTCTACCCTTCCATGTGCAGCTACATGAGTAGATGTGCAGTGTGCTCACAGATAATATGTAGTATATTTGATTTCATACACATAATATATTGATTAATATACTTTATATTGACAACACACTTGTTATACAGCAATTATACAGATTAGCTAATTTCCTTCAACAGCTGTCTACACCGGAtgtttttcagtcacattttgcAGCCATACATCTGACAGAGCAGATACCTTGTCAACATTGGCTCATAGCTCTAACCAGAAACTTTTTTTAGGcttcaagtttattttctttccaatAAAGGACATGTCTGATGATTGACTATCTAGATTACACATGGTAGGCACACAGTAAGACAAGCCTTCTCTTTGAGATGGAGGTTCACATGTTTaagctctttggttgctttgTTTGGaattgttgtcctgctgaaagatgaCATGTCATTCagtgagttttgatgcatttgactgaatctgagcacatAAAATGCCCATGAGCCAAATcaattggcagccatacataccCAAGCAATATAAAAccacagatgatgtggtatgctttgtCATGAACTGTTCCTTTTTCCCCCACACTGTCCTCTTTCCATTCCCACAAACCTCTGCTTGTCAACTTCCTGCCTGAACTCCACCCATCATCTCAGCGTTTACAGTCATTGTTACTGTAACCTCCTAACCCATGATGTAATTTTGTCAATATAACCTGTggttctttttctctctgctgtgccACCACACCTGCCATAAGGAGATTCCTCTTTTCTGTAGAACGAAGGACAAAGAACAAAGGACCACGTTTTTTTACATTACCACTGGCCCCCAATTCTATTGTAAGAACCTAGTCTTATGCGTCTGTTAAATACAGTAGCTGTTACTGGTAATTTTTACTGCAAGCCAcgcattttaaaaaagatatagAAGGTAAaagattttctggaaaaactGGTCTGcacctccaccagctcctggaTCTACTCAGTGCtattcagcagaaaaaaatggacaaacacACGAGTAAAGCTGACATCTGGGCAAAGTTTGTGTGTAAATAGATGCTAAATGATTTAATTGCAATGCTGGATGCTTATTAGTTTTtaatatgaattaatttttagtgtttagtgttttACTCTCGTCTTTAACTGAGATTCTTTGCTCAATGTGAAGTTTTGTTTCAGATCAGATAGAATATGcatgttctgtctctctcagtttgTCAGTGTCTTTCAGAATCTCAGGGTGAGGAGTGACTTAGTataaaaagattattttaaagACTTGGTCATAAACTTAAGCTTCCCTCAGGCTCATAGTCCTTTGTCTgctcactctcacacatacgTTCTCACTCCCTCCCGCAGATACACGCCCGCCACTTCTCTCTGCACCCGTGAAGCACCCaatagcatgatgctgccatcaCCAAGCTTCACCctagggatggtattagccaggtgatgacCAGTGCCTTGTGTTCACCAGACCTAGGacttggagttctgcccaaagtGTATAATTTTTGTTTCGTCAGACGAGAGAATCTTTTTGCTCATATGCTTAGAATCCTTTCAATGCCATTTGACATACTCCAAGCAGACTGTCATATggcttttactcaaagtggcttccgTCTAGCCACTTTCCCATTCAGGCCTATTTGAtagagtgctgctgagatggtcaaCTTTCCAGAAGGTTCTCCAATCTCTGGAGGACATCTGAAGCTCTCTTAGAGTGACCGTTGGGTTTTTGTCCCCTGCCTGACCAGTTTACAATTAATGAGgacactgtgctcctgggaacactcaaagctttagaaatggttttattcaCTTGCCGTGATCTATGCCTTGCCATAATGCCAATTGTGGAGGTTTAAAGGGAGTTCCTTGgtcttcatggcttggtttttgtcctgacatgcagtgtgaattgtgggaccttatatattatatttgtgcctttctaaactatgtccatCAA is a window of Xiphias gladius isolate SHS-SW01 ecotype Sanya breed wild chromosome 24, ASM1685928v1, whole genome shotgun sequence DNA encoding:
- the sh3bp5lb gene encoding SH3 domain-binding protein 5-like; its protein translation is MEPGTSREILSGAGYPKPSGVREETPGKEARGGEDSTVMSKRRGADAGTAEEVKSHWGDAGDAVNQIKAGEGEDTGKYEEELDPRIQEELEHLNQASDEINKLELQLDDARSSYRRILTDSARKLNAQGSQLGACIEKARPYYEARRLAKEAQQETQKAALRYERAVSMHTAAREMVYVAEQGLLADKNTMDPTWQEMLNHATAKVNEAEEERLHSEQEHQRVTQLCQDAEARVQTLQKALKKVILKSKPYFELKAQFNHILEEHKAKVVQLEEQVAKVKTRYSVALRNLEQISEQIHTQRGQIRASRGHPAVCGGRSSPVGAEADVRAAIGIHVSSCVGVSGIESDWVDGEKTRLWVERHRESGWGQKERLEMEQAGSDCMSVISLQTIASDLDKCDSVEHLGDLSDAGSVLGEEWYHSRKPNERPVNREVVTQGPQQERAHQEKGVVSKEKQESFVKQHYRSVSL